From Vogesella sp. XCS3, the proteins below share one genomic window:
- the cydX gene encoding cytochrome bd-I oxidase subunit CydX, producing the protein MWYFAWVLGIGFAVLLGVLNAMWGEYEQDRAQRSVPGQGGV; encoded by the coding sequence ATGTGGTATTTCGCCTGGGTACTAGGCATCGGCTTTGCGGTGCTGTTGGGGGTGTTGAACGCGATGTGGGGCGAGTACGAGCAAGACCGCGCCCAGCGCAGTGTGCCGGGGCAGGGCGGTGTCTGA
- a CDS encoding cyd operon YbgE family protein: MSEPARIRPLALLLGVGLMLGISLQPQWLTTQEGLADHPAAMLLMWAMSAGLVRGVGFVPQHWLPRGLLGLPAMWLALLAALWRIVLIN; the protein is encoded by the coding sequence GTGTCTGAGCCGGCGCGCATCCGGCCGCTGGCCTTGCTGCTGGGGGTAGGGCTGATGCTGGGCATCAGCCTGCAGCCGCAGTGGCTCACCACGCAAGAAGGGCTGGCCGACCACCCGGCGGCCATGCTGCTGATGTGGGCGATGTCGGCCGGGCTGGTGCGTGGCGTCGGCTTTGTGCCGCAGCACTGGCTGCCGCGCGGGCTGCTGGGCTTGCCGGCGATGTGGCTGGCGCTGCTGGCGGCACTGTGGCGCATTGTGCTGATCAATTGA